The window AACAAGTACGTGACCGGTGGGTTGATCATCCATTCGACGAAATGCTCCGCCAAATGCGTCGTGATGTCTTCCGCCGCGTCGGGGTAATGACCATCGGCAATCAGTAAGAAGTGACTGACTTTCATGCCCCGTGGATAGAGTCGATCACAGCCCCGCTGGAGCACGCCGGCGATGCGATGTCGTAAAAACGAGAGTTGGGCATCAGGTTCCAGATCGCGGTACGGATCGAGATTGCCATCGTCGGAGCGTAATAACGGTATCACGGTCGCTTCAGGCCCGATCGCTGCCACGTGCCAGCGGAACGCATCGGTACCAATGAAGACAACCAATAAAGCGGGTTCACGGTCGTGCATCGGACCCCTTTAGCAATCGCAGGTAGGTGCGAAGCGTTTCGGTTCGCGATTTGAAAGTTTCAACCGCATCAGCATCTCGCACCGCCGGTTCATCGCTAGTGACGAAACTCACCGCATCATCAAAATAGTCATCCAATCCGCTGAGTAATTTTGCTTCTGCGATCGTCTCGTTGTACTTCTGGGCGGCGTCGCGTAAGACCTCGATTAAATCATCGGGATCCCATGGCTTGCTGATGTAGCGATACAGTTCCCCACTGTTGATCGCATCGACGACGGCGCGGGTATCGGCATACCCGGTGAAGATGATCCGTACGGCGTCGGGGTGTTCAGCTCGTACCTTGCCCATCAGTTCGGTGCCGGTCATGCTCGGCATGCGTTGGTCGGTCATGATCACATGCACATCTTGCTCAGCCATGACTTTCATTGCCTCGGCACCGCTCTTGGCGGTGAAGACCTGGAAGTCGCGCCGCAGCAGTCCGGTCAATGAGAACAGCACGTCCGGTTCGTCGTCAACAATTAGAATGCTGGGCTTGGTTGTGGTGGGCATGTTGGCGACTCAGTGGGGATGGCAAATGGCGGATGATCCGGTCCTCGAAACGATGGGGCTCGACAGGTCGGTGGCTTCTCGAGACAGTGGCATCCACCGACAAAGAATCCCCTACCTCGCGAACTTCGCTATTCAAGTTGTTCATGCTCGCTGGTTGCGGAGCGGGCCAATGGCAGGTCAATAGTGACTTTGGTGCCACAGTTTAGTTGACTCTCAACGCTCATGATACCGCCATGGTCGCGCACAATTCCATAGCTGACAGACATTCCCAGGCCGGTACCGGTACCGACCGGTTTGGTCGTGAAAAAGGGTTCAAACACTCGTCCCAATGTTTCTTGATCCATTCCACAGCCGGAATCTTCGACTTCGATCCGCACTGCGTTATCTACCGGCAGCATACGAATCAGAATCGACGAACCCTCCGGGCTGGCTTGGATGGCGTTGAGCAGCACGTTGTAAATGACCTGATTGATCTTGTCGCCGCGCCCTGGGACGGGAGGCACGGTTTGCATTTCCGTTTTAATGCCGATGTGCTGTTTCTCGATGTCGTGCTTAAGCACTTCCAGCGTAGTTGTGACCGCGTGAATCAGCGCTACATCGTCTTGAGCGGCTTGATCCAAGCGAGCGAAATCTCGCAGGTTTTTGATGATGTCACGGACGCGTGTCAGCCCCTCGGTCGAGGACTGGAGGAGTTGCGGTAGGTGCTGACGCAGCCAAGCAAAATCACAATCGCTCTCGATCTGTGTCAGCTCCTCCATGAGTTCCTGAGGTGCGCCGCTGAGATACGCTCGTGCCTCTTCATATTTTTCGACGAGCGTAACGATCTCACCTAGATCTCGCCGCAGCACTGCCAAGTTATTGGTCACGAATGCGATGGGGTTATTGATCTCATGAGCCATGCCGGCTGCCAACTGCCCGAGGCTGGCGAGTTTCTCACTTGCGACCAGCGCGGCCTGGGTTTCTCGCAGTTGGCGATTTTGCTCGACGAGTTCCCTTTCCAAGCGGATGATACGTTCGCCCTCGCGAATCCGCACCCGTAGCTCTTCCCGGTCGTAGGGTTTCACTAGGAAGTCGTCGGCGCCCGCTTCCATCGCTGTAATCAAATCTTCCTTTTCGGTCTTCGCCGTCAACAGAATCAGGTAGCAGTAGCCGGGCCGTTGCGAACCACGGATCCGCCGGGTCAGTTCTAGCCCGTCGACGTTGGGCATCATCCAATCCGAAAGGACGATCGAAAACGAATCCGACTGAAATAGCTGCCACGCCTCTTCGCCGTCAACGCATTCGACGACCTCATAATCCCATTGCCGTAGGTAGCCAACGAGCAGGCGGCGCATGACCATACTGTCTTCGGCAACGAGCACTTTCATGACGTCTCCCTTTAAGCCGTTAAGGGCAACGGCGTTTGGCAAAGTTGTGTGGAGTAATCAGCCAACTCGCTCGCCGAAACGCCCGCTTCACTGCGGTCCATCACGATCCAGGGACGCGCTTTGCGAATCACTCCTTTTTCCAAAAACTCGCCGAAGATTCGCAGATCCAGTCGCGTTCGGCTGCAGCGATTCTTTGTAAATGGCGCGTCGGTTGGTCCCAGCAGCACGATCAGCTGGCCACCGTCCTCTGTGCGGCGAGCACGAACGCCGACCTGCTCCGGGACCGCAGCCGAAAACTCCGCCAGACGCTCATCGGGTTCGCCGCGTGCGGATAACGCCAGTGACGGGGCGGTGTCGAGCAGCGAGGTCTGGATGGAGAAGGTCGGTTCCCAAACGATGCGGGTCGCTGTCGCCTGGACGACACGCACAGACATTCGCAGCGAGTACTGACCGGTGGACTGCGGAAAGCTGACCTTCCAGGCATCACCGCAAACATACTGCTCGGCAGCCGTCGGTAAGTCCTGCCCACCGACATTGGAAACGGTCAGCTGAAGTGACCCCTCGCGATTACCAAACTCAATCCCTAATCCGCCTCCAGACGCCGCACAGATCCAGTCCTGATGCTGCTGTTTCGGTTGCGTCTCGCAGGGGCCCTCGACCATCCAGTGGCCGTGCAGGCCGTTCTTGAATTCGTCAGGTTGAGCACAGCTGGAGTCGTGAATTTGCCACATGGTGAAGGGATCTGTAGAAAAAAAGGCGTAGAGATAAGTGTGTTCAATGCAATCGGATCCCACCATCGCGAAACGGATGCGAAGGCCGACTCGACTGTCAGTGTGAAGATGGCTACCAGTACGAATAGGGCGACTCGGGCGGACTCTCTCTCACGGTGACGGCCCGGGCGGCGGAGGCATCATGGACAAACTCTTCGAACAGGGGCCCGGCCTTGCTGTGATCATAACCGATCCGAACGTGAGCTGGTTCGCCCTGTGACCGAATCGTTGTGCGTTTGAGCCGAGAAACGGGGGGAGCACCGCATGCTTGGACTAGTGGGCCGAGACGCGTGAGCGGCCGGGCTGGCGTCGTCGTTCGGTGCCCTACAGCACTCGGCTGACGTTTAAAGTCGCGTCATTCCACACTATTCGAGAGGGGGCATCCGCTGTCGCTTCAGCGCAATCGACGGTCGCGGTCGTCTGCGCAGGTTGCCGCTCCTATTTCACGATGGGGTCAACAAACGCAGCCCCGATTCTTCGATGACGTATGGCACAATGGATTCGTCGCAGGCACTACCGCGATGTTTGGCCACGTACAGCGCCCGGCTCACACGATTGCCATCGCGAACTTTACCCATCAAGATGATCGTATTGGCGTTGGAGAGCACGTCACCGCTCTGGATTGGTCGCGAAATCAAGTCATCGAGCATGACCTCGTGGCTCGTTGCCATTAGCAAGCAACCCAAGTCATCGCGACTGTATGCGGTTCGGGCCACCTGTTCGGCATTTTCCCGGTAGTGCACGCGGAACAGATCGCGGGCCAACCAATCGTATTCTTTACGAATGATCTGTCCGTAAACGTATTCAATCAATTCAAATTGAATCGATTCGGCTGCTCGATCCACCGGCTCGACACCGTCAACGACGACGCGGCGGACTCCATGAATGAAATTGCCGTAGAAGAATGCGATCGCTTTGTCCAGTCGCTTGGCCTGCTCGTATTTCCATTCACGCCAGGCATCTGGCCCCATGTCGTCTGCGGTGACGCGGCGACCGATGTCGTTGAATAGGTGCATGCAGTCGCGGCGAGCAAGCTCTCGGTCCCAGATTCGATTGGGATCCACTCGCCCACTGACATCTGTCTTGGTGAGTTCCCAGTCAAACAGGCGACGTGCGTATTCAGCGTGACTTTGGGAGTCGCCCCGGGCGGTGAGATCAAATAGGATCCCTCGCTCACCCTCCTGAGCGAGGCCCTCGTTGGCAAAGCTAATCCCCAGTTGGGTTTTGCCGATGCCGGTTGCGCCTAATACCACCGTCAATGTTCCCGGTAGCAACCCGCCACCCAACAAGTCGTCGAGAGCCGCGATCCCTGTCTGCAGTCGCTCTTTAGTCACAGGCGAGACTCCTGGCCATGTCTGACAATTGATTTCTGTTGAACCGCGTACCCACCGGGGCCACGAATTTGTTGTCGCCGCGGAGGCATTGCCCACGCGGCTTCAACAAGTGATGTCGAAGGAGTTTCCTTGACTCGCCTATGTGGCGTATTCAGCGCCAAAGAATTCTTTACTGCCGTCGACGTCCGCCTTGATCGTCCGCGCGCCTTCCTGCCAGTTCGCGGGGCAGACTTCGCCATTGGTTTCGAAGAACTGCAATGCCTTGACCATTCGCAGTGCTTCGTCAACGCTGCGGCCCAGTGGCAGGTCGTTAACGACCTGGTGCCGCACCACGCCGTCTTTGTCAATCAAGAACAGGCCACGCAGGGCCACGCCGCCATCGAGCAACACATCGTAATCTCGCGATATTTGCTTGGTGAAATCGGCAACCAACGGATACGCCGTCTTACCAATGCCACCCTCATTACGCGGAGTGTTGGTCCACGCGAGGTGCGAGAAATGGCTATCGGTCGAGACACCGATAATATTCACCCCGAGCGATTCAAACTCTTTGGCCCGGTCGCTGAACGCGATGATTTCGGTCGGACACACAAACGTGAAGTCCAGTGGCCAGAAAAACAGCAGGATGTACTTCCCTTTGTAGTCACTCAAGGAAAAGTCATCCTTGAACTGGCCATCGGGCATGACGGCGGTGGCTGTGAAATCGGGAGCTTGCTGAGTAACCAAAACGCTCATGGGTATCTCTCTGTAGTAACGGGAGTGAGTAAGGTTGTTGGAAAACGCGATTAGGCGTCCCGCAGATTGCTATCGAAAACTTGGACGACGTCCCAGTTCGGTTTCTGTTCCTCGATGAACGCGAGGTGTCGCGGTGCGACCTGGTACGCGTCGTGCGAAGCTTGATTGTCGAAGACCACATGCAGGGCGACGTCGTAGTCTGCGTTGACGGGACGGTCATAGTGGGGTTCACGCACTCCGACGGCGAATTCCAGAGCGCCGTCGTGCCCGGTGAGGTATTTCTGGGCTGCGGCGACGAGGGATTCAACCGACGCTTCATCGCGATTTTTTAGCTTGAAGAAAACTTGGTGGGCCAGTCGTGACATGCTGATCGCTAGTTGGAAAGGAGTGGAGTGGTTTGCCTCGCTGGCACGCCGGGTTGATAAATCAACAGCCCGCTAGCCAAGATGCTTTTCTACTTAGGCCGGGGCAGATGGCCTGTCAACATGACGCCGGCCAGCCAATAACGCCAATGATCATACAAGCTCGGCGTCTCGAGGAAACCCGAGACAATGTCAAACGGCTTGCTGAGCATCACCGCGGCTGTTGGCCGCTGAGATTGCGGCATGAATTCTTACCCAGGTCGGCCGGAAGGGCGACGAGGGATGTAGGTGCAGCAGTCCGCTGGGCAGACGTCGTGCCAGGGCCCAAGTTTGCCCAGGGATGGCTTTTCATCGATTATCCCCAGGCGCTCTTGTACGAGCGAGCGAATCATCTGGACGAACTTGGGCGACGTCCCCGCTGTCCTAGCGCGGGCCATCTTGATACCCCGCTGGGCACACAGATCAGCGGCTTCTTCATCCAAGTCGAACATGACCTCCATATGGTCGCTGACGAATCCGATCGGCAAGATGACGAGCGCCGAAATTTTCTGCTCGTCATCGAGTCTGGCAATCTCATCGAGCACGTCGGGTTCAAGCCATGGCTGAGTCGGCGGTCCGCTGCGGCTTTGGTAGACCAGATCCCAGTCGCTCACCTCCGAGGCGTCGGCTACCAACCGGCATGCCTCCCGCAGTTGCAGCTCGTAGTCACAGTTTTCTGCCATGCTCAGCGGGATACTGTGAGCGGTAAACAGCAGTTTCGTTGCCCGCGGTTCGCACTCGATCGACTCCGCTGCGGCGCGAACGCTATCGACCATCGTGGCGATAAAATCAGGGTGATTGAAACCCATTCGCACCTTCTCGATCAACGGTGCACCCTCACCGACCTGTTCGCGGGCAGCTGCAATATTTTCGCGATATTGGCGGCACCCACTGTAAGAGCTAAACACGTTGGTGAAGAACGCCAGAGCACGTTGGCGTCCATCGGCCTTCATCTGCTCGAGCGTGTCAGCAAAATAAGGTTCCCAATTTCGATTGCCCCAGTACACCGGCAGATCGATTCCGGCGGTTTGGAACTCGGACTCGATGGCAGCTAGTAACTCGCGATTTTGCTGGTTGATCGGGCTGACGCCGCCGAAATGCGCGTAGTGCTCAGCGACCTCGAGCATCCGCTCGCGCGGCACATTTTTGCCACGCAGCACGTTCTCGAGGAAGGGAATCACATCGTCGGGGCCTTCTGGCCCACCGAAGGATACCAGCAGGAATGAGTCGTACGGAGTCGGGCTCGACATCAAACAGCTCCGCCGTCACCAGTTGCGTCATCTCCATCCAAGTCTGCTTCGGTGATGATGCGAAAGCCCTTGTCATTGAGCGTTTTCATCGCCTCATCGATGCCTTCGACCATAATGGCCACGGCGGGTTTGCCATGCGGCCGGACGATCAACGGATAAGCTTGGATGATATTCAGCTCCGCTTGTAGCAACGCGGTGCACACACGCAGCAGCGGCTGGGGCCCTTCGGGCAACTCCACCCCAATCAGATCCGTTTCGATAATGGCCAGCCCCGAGCGTTCGAGAATCTCTCGACCACGATCGGGATCGCTGATCAGAAACCTGACGAACGCGCACTCCGCAGCATCATTGATCGACAGGGCGACGATTCGAATCCCCGTCCCTTCAAAGCGGCGGATGACTTCGAGCAATTGACCGACGCGATTCTCAAGGAAGATCGTGAATTGTCGGATCGCGGGGAACTCACGTCCCCTTAACGTTTCATAAGGGGTGCTCACGTCGGAACCAAAGTTCATGCGACCGTTCTCTGTCTGGTGGGCGGGAATAAAAAACTGTCCGGCAAGGGCCTCTCGCTCTCCCAGCAACGTGAGCCAACTTTCACAGGGCACCGGATGCCCCATGCCGCCAGCAAAATTGTCGGCTCGCCGAATCAGCGGGTGGCGGGATCAGCTTCCTTATCGGGCAAGTTCGATGTTCAAGAGTGTAGCGAGGACAGCCAATTCGGGCAAACTGACGTGGTATAACCAGCAGCGTTCTATTCACCGAATTCGTTGCTCGCAGGTAACTCAATACGGAACGAAAGGAGGCCGCCGCAGTCAGCGTTGACGCCGCACCGGGATAACTTGCCAGCAACGAAGTCAGGCAAATCGCGGTCCAGTCGTTTCCTTGACAGGCATCGGCGCCTAGAACCATTCCCCTTCACTAGAACGTTGTTAATTCTACAGATGAACCTGTGGTCTAACGTTTCGATCGCGTCGCAATCATAGCCTCATCCGAAGTAACTTAATGAAAATGCGCGTTCCTGAACGGACAAACATCGCGTGAATTGGCGAACCCAATGCGCCAGCGAGGTAGCTCATGGCGTCCCTCTCTAGCGATGTGGGTTCCTATTTTCACGTTGATATCGCAGGTGTCACTATGTGACCAACGGGTGTCACGCTACGCTGCCAGATGACAATTTCGTGGCCGCGATCCTCACTCTCGCAGGGTCTGGAGCAGTCGGTCGACGTAATCACCACCCCGCTTGGGAGCGTTGTCGTGCTTGCCCTTGATCGCCTCGAGCGTTTGGCCAGAAGTCACTTGCACGGATTCACGATTTGCATCGACTACGTTCAGTGCTGCGATGCCGATGTAGTACCCGTCGCGCGGTTGATCAGCCAGTCGCATCAGTACTTTCGTGGCGGCTGCCTGCAACTGCTCGTCTTCCACTCGCATCAAACCGTCGACGGCCGCCAAGCGAACGCTTGGGTTGGAATCCTCGAGGAGGCTCACGAGCAATTGCGTTGCGGCGGTGGCTGTCTCGGCGGGCAATGAATCTCGGTGCGCCTCGAGTCCCAGCGCCAAACCGCGGGTACCCCAGTATCGCACGGCACTGTCATCGTTCTTGCACAGCTGTGTCATGTTGCCGACGACTTCCGCATTGCAGACCTGCCAGGCGTCGCTGGCTTGCCAGGCCGCCGACACGAGGCCGTCGACATCAAATTCATCCGAGAGTGCGTAGGTGCGTGGGGCGACCTCCTTGGTGCGGAGGTGCATTTCAGCTTCGGTCAGCAGGCCCAGGTCACGGGTCGAGCGCATCCACTGCTTCGTCGCGTTTCGCAGTTCCGCCAGTTTCTCTTGATGTTCGGGTGAGGAAGCCAGGTTGTTGACTTCGTCTGGATCGGTCTGCAGGTCAAACAGGTCTTCGACGGGTTTCGTCTTCCAGAATCGTGCTTGAGCTTCGTTAAGTTCACCCGCATCGAACAAGTCTTTCCAAATGCGGGTTGTCGGTGTCTCAAACATGTAAGCAACGTGTTTGAGGTACGGTCGATCGGGATAGAAATGGCGTAGATAGACGAAACGCCCATCAGTGCAACTGCGAACCATTTCGATGCGCTCGTCCATCCGTCCGCGGTATCCGAACAGATGTTTTTTAGGCTGACCATCGAACTTGCCCATGAAGGGAACGCCTTGCATGTTCTGGGGCGGCCGTGAGCCCGCCAACGTGATCGCGGTCGGTGCCAAGTCAACGAAGCTTACCAACCGGTCGGTCATGCCGCCCGGTGCGTAGTCCGCAGGTGCGAGGTGGCGATAAGCCTCGGGAACATGAACCACCAGAGGTACCTGCAGCCCCGAGTTGAGTGGCCAACGTTTGCTGCGGGGCATACCGCTGCCATGATCGCCGTAATAGAAAATGATCGTAGAGTCGGTTAGCCCAGCTTTCTCGATTTGATCCAGGGCTCGGCCAACCTGCGTATCCATTTCGGTCAATCGATCGTAATATTGGGCCCAGTCGCGACGAACCTCCGGTGTATCGGGATGGTACGAAGGGAGGGGAGCGTTCGCTGGATCATGCACCAGGGTGTGGGGCTGATTACGGATCTTGCTTTCGTGCGAAATCGTGTAGTTGAAAACGCTGAAGAATGGTGTCGACTTGTCGGGCCGATTCTTCCAGTGCGCCTTGCCACCGCTCTCGTTCCATCCCGCATCACTATCGGCCTGGGTGAAATTGTAGTCGGTCTTGGAATTGTTGGTGCAATAGTAACCCGCCTCGCGGAGGACACGCGGGTACAACTTGATATCGGTGGGGAGTGCCACGC of the Allorhodopirellula heiligendammensis genome contains:
- a CDS encoding ferrochelatase — its product is MSSPTPYDSFLLVSFGGPEGPDDVIPFLENVLRGKNVPRERMLEVAEHYAHFGGVSPINQQNRELLAAIESEFQTAGIDLPVYWGNRNWEPYFADTLEQMKADGRQRALAFFTNVFSSYSGCRQYRENIAAAREQVGEGAPLIEKVRMGFNHPDFIATMVDSVRAAAESIECEPRATKLLFTAHSIPLSMAENCDYELQLREACRLVADASEVSDWDLVYQSRSGPPTQPWLEPDVLDEIARLDDEQKISALVILPIGFVSDHMEVMFDLDEEAADLCAQRGIKMARARTAGTSPKFVQMIRSLVQERLGIIDEKPSLGKLGPWHDVCPADCCTYIPRRPSGRPG
- a CDS encoding sensor histidine kinase, whose amino-acid sequence is MKVLVAEDSMVMRRLLVGYLRQWDYEVVECVDGEEAWQLFQSDSFSIVLSDWMMPNVDGLELTRRIRGSQRPGYCYLILLTAKTEKEDLITAMEAGADDFLVKPYDREELRVRIREGERIIRLERELVEQNRQLRETQAALVASEKLASLGQLAAGMAHEINNPIAFVTNNLAVLRRDLGEIVTLVEKYEEARAYLSGAPQELMEELTQIESDCDFAWLRQHLPQLLQSSTEGLTRVRDIIKNLRDFARLDQAAQDDVALIHAVTTTLEVLKHDIEKQHIGIKTEMQTVPPVPGRGDKINQVIYNVLLNAIQASPEGSSILIRMLPVDNAVRIEVEDSGCGMDQETLGRVFEPFFTTKPVGTGTGLGMSVSYGIVRDHGGIMSVESQLNCGTKVTIDLPLARSATSEHEQLE
- a CDS encoding Dabb family protein, whose translation is MSRLAHQVFFKLKNRDEASVESLVAAAQKYLTGHDGALEFAVGVREPHYDRPVNADYDVALHVVFDNQASHDAYQVAPRHLAFIEEQKPNWDVVQVFDSNLRDA
- a CDS encoding response regulator — its product is MPTTTKPSILIVDDEPDVLFSLTGLLRRDFQVFTAKSGAEAMKVMAEQDVHVIMTDQRMPSMTGTELMGKVRAEHPDAVRIIFTGYADTRAVVDAINSGELYRYISKPWDPDDLIEVLRDAAQKYNETIAEAKLLSGLDDYFDDAVSFVTSDEPAVRDADAVETFKSRTETLRTYLRLLKGSDARP
- a CDS encoding sulfatase-like hydrolase/transferase, whose amino-acid sequence is MNHTLLRFAFTFAGSLAALLALSAGSPGHADEGSDKLPPPNILWLTSEDNGPQLGCYGDAYADTPHIDELAARSLRYKMCWSNAPVCAPARTTIISGMYATSLGGENMRSSVALPTDIKLYPRVLREAGYYCTNNSKTDYNFTQADSDAGWNESGGKAHWKNRPDKSTPFFSVFNYTISHESKIRNQPHTLVHDPANAPLPSYHPDTPEVRRDWAQYYDRLTEMDTQVGRALDQIEKAGLTDSTIIFYYGDHGSGMPRSKRWPLNSGLQVPLVVHVPEAYRHLAPADYAPGGMTDRLVSFVDLAPTAITLAGSRPPQNMQGVPFMGKFDGQPKKHLFGYRGRMDERIEMVRSCTDGRFVYLRHFYPDRPYLKHVAYMFETPTTRIWKDLFDAGELNEAQARFWKTKPVEDLFDLQTDPDEVNNLASSPEHQEKLAELRNATKQWMRSTRDLGLLTEAEMHLRTKEVAPRTYALSDEFDVDGLVSAAWQASDAWQVCNAEVVGNMTQLCKNDDSAVRYWGTRGLALGLEAHRDSLPAETATAATQLLVSLLEDSNPSVRLAAVDGLMRVEDEQLQAAATKVLMRLADQPRDGYYIGIAALNVVDANRESVQVTSGQTLEAIKGKHDNAPKRGGDYVDRLLQTLRE
- a CDS encoding peroxiredoxin, whose translation is MSVLVTQQAPDFTATAVMPDGQFKDDFSLSDYKGKYILLFFWPLDFTFVCPTEIIAFSDRAKEFESLGVNIIGVSTDSHFSHLAWTNTPRNEGGIGKTAYPLVADFTKQISRDYDVLLDGGVALRGLFLIDKDGVVRHQVVNDLPLGRSVDEALRMVKALQFFETNGEVCPANWQEGARTIKADVDGSKEFFGAEYAT
- a CDS encoding RAD55 family ATPase, whose product is MTKERLQTGIAALDDLLGGGLLPGTLTVVLGATGIGKTQLGISFANEGLAQEGERGILFDLTARGDSQSHAEYARRLFDWELTKTDVSGRVDPNRIWDRELARRDCMHLFNDIGRRVTADDMGPDAWREWKYEQAKRLDKAIAFFYGNFIHGVRRVVVDGVEPVDRAAESIQFELIEYVYGQIIRKEYDWLARDLFRVHYRENAEQVARTAYSRDDLGCLLMATSHEVMLDDLISRPIQSGDVLSNANTIILMGKVRDGNRVSRALYVAKHRGSACDESIVPYVIEESGLRLLTPS
- a CDS encoding acetolactate synthase; the protein is MNFGSDVSTPYETLRGREFPAIRQFTIFLENRVGQLLEVIRRFEGTGIRIVALSINDAAECAFVRFLISDPDRGREILERSGLAIIETDLIGVELPEGPQPLLRVCTALLQAELNIIQAYPLIVRPHGKPAVAIMVEGIDEAMKTLNDKGFRIITEADLDGDDATGDGGAV